A section of the Clostridium felsineum DSM 794 genome encodes:
- a CDS encoding MFS transporter encodes MKKNRNFMLLSIIAVLQGLVFYAPIATLYRQNRGIGLYDIFVIETINLVLTIFFEVPWGFFADKFGYKNTLVIAFLVNFISKIVFFKANNFSLFLLERILLAISISGVSGCDIALIYNSVGEKNSERAFSLYNTFSIIGFFIGTVLSTFIISKSMNLAVLATIFPYGAAFVVSLFLKDTVCDMDKKESIKDVLKATIKSKDILIFLVAIGLTSEVCHSITVFLNQLQYKRAGIEVKYYGLILALVQIISIVSVKTYKLTGKFGKGKVITFIFCAILLSSISLIWVNNPIVSVILIVIIGLGQAVIIPIASEIESKSVKVSSRATVLSVYAIIIDIIAALINLIIGKAANYSIEAAFLTCGVLVLFAVVLNIIYFKRRIFKNE; translated from the coding sequence ATGAAAAAGAATAGGAATTTCATGCTGCTGTCTATTATAGCTGTTTTACAGGGCTTGGTGTTTTATGCACCTATTGCAACACTTTATCGTCAAAATAGAGGTATAGGTCTTTATGATATATTTGTAATTGAAACAATAAACCTAGTGCTTACAATTTTTTTTGAGGTACCCTGGGGATTTTTTGCGGATAAATTTGGTTACAAAAATACATTGGTAATAGCTTTTCTTGTAAACTTCATTTCAAAAATAGTGTTTTTTAAAGCAAATAATTTTAGTTTATTTTTGCTTGAGAGAATTTTACTTGCCATATCAATTTCAGGTGTTTCAGGATGTGATATTGCTTTGATTTATAATTCTGTAGGTGAAAAGAATTCAGAGAGGGCATTTAGCTTATATAATACATTCTCAATAATAGGTTTTTTCATAGGAACTGTACTATCCACATTTATAATTAGTAAATCCATGAATTTAGCTGTTCTAGCTACAATATTTCCTTATGGAGCGGCATTTGTTGTGTCGTTGTTTTTAAAAGATACAGTTTGTGATATGGACAAAAAAGAAAGTATAAAAGATGTGCTAAAAGCCACTATTAAAAGTAAGGATATTCTGATTTTTCTTGTGGCTATAGGTTTAACATCAGAAGTTTGTCATTCAATAACAGTATTTTTAAATCAGCTTCAATATAAGAGGGCTGGCATAGAGGTTAAATATTATGGACTAATCTTAGCCTTGGTGCAAATAATTTCAATAGTATCAGTAAAAACTTATAAGCTTACAGGAAAGTTTGGTAAAGGAAAGGTGATTACTTTTATATTCTGTGCTATTCTACTAAGTTCAATATCCTTGATATGGGTTAATAATCCTATAGTGAGTGTTATTCTTATTGTTATTATAGGACTTGGTCAAGCAGTCATTATTCCCATAGCTTCAGAAATTGAAAGTAAATCAGTCAAGGTTTCAAGTAGGGCTACAGTATTATCTGTATATGCTATTATCATTGATATTATAGCAGCCTTAATCAATTTAATTATTGGGAAGGCTGCAAACTATTCTATTGAAGCTGCATTTTTAACTTGCGGAGTACTTGTGCTTTTTGCTGTTGTTTTAAACATAATATATTTCAAAAGGAGAATTTTCAAAAATGAATAA
- a CDS encoding tetratricopeptide repeat protein — protein sequence MVDYKSQNYISQELILAQELQKSREYKRSRELYMHFFIEHPKHYLRFKALFEVADNLYYEKKYDEAVKSYNKFLNYCDEQYKLTSQEISWVNAYKNLSYSRIKAISKKNY from the coding sequence ATGGTGGACTACAAATCTCAAAACTATATTTCTCAAGAATTAATATTGGCTCAAGAATTACAAAAATCAAGAGAATATAAACGCTCAAGAGAACTATATATGCATTTTTTTATTGAACATCCTAAACATTATCTTAGATTTAAAGCACTTTTTGAGGTGGCCGATAACTTATATTACGAAAAAAAATATGATGAAGCGGTAAAAAGCTATAATAAATTTCTAAATTATTGCGATGAACAATATAAATTAACATCCCAAGAAATAAGTTGGGTTAACGCATACAAAAATCTATCCTATAGTAGAATTAAAGCTATATCCAAAAAAAATTATTAA
- a CDS encoding CatB-related O-acetyltransferase, whose protein sequence is MKSNSDKIYPRSNDYQTVYLKNVISKTNIEVGDYTIYNDFYNDPKEFENSNVLYQYPINKDKLVIGKFCSIACGAKFLMTSGNHSLKSLSTYTFPIFNDEWDMNLKVTDAWDNKGDIVIGNDVWIGYEAVIMSGVTIGDGAIIGTRALVTKDVPPYTIVGGVPAKIIKKRFSESIISKLLQLNWWNWSYEKIQLNIKNIQEGNIEKLKK, encoded by the coding sequence ATGAAAAGTAATTCGGATAAAATTTATCCAAGGAGTAACGATTATCAGACAGTGTATCTTAAAAATGTAATATCAAAAACGAATATAGAAGTTGGGGATTATACTATATATAATGATTTTTATAATGATCCGAAAGAGTTTGAGAATAGCAACGTGTTGTATCAATATCCTATAAATAAGGATAAACTTGTAATTGGTAAGTTTTGTTCAATAGCTTGTGGAGCAAAATTTCTTATGACAAGTGGTAATCATAGCTTAAAGTCCTTATCAACATATACTTTTCCAATTTTTAACGATGAATGGGATATGAATTTAAAAGTTACAGATGCATGGGATAATAAAGGTGATATAGTAATTGGAAATGATGTATGGATTGGATATGAAGCGGTAATTATGTCAGGAGTAACAATTGGAGATGGAGCCATAATTGGTACTAGGGCATTAGTAACTAAAGATGTTCCACCATATACAATAGTTGGTGGTGTACCAGCAAAGATTATAAAAAAGAGATTTAGTGAAAGTATAATATCAAAATTACTTCAATTAAATTGGTGGAATTGGTCATATGAAAAAATACAATTAAATATAAAGAACATTCAAGAAGGTAATATTGAAAAATTAAAAAAATAG
- a CDS encoding CPBP family intramembrane glutamic endopeptidase, whose product MKKFHWLFIFIFFIISGLLLSFKIEYLKEIGLETLFLSIGLFIIFILNHKNILLPTNLRNINRTTILYILALSFLAALLTTYILCLFSYFNIGYFNYSKDSNKITLIEILITLLFSPICEEILFRAGILSLLIKKIPLHLSILIQGIIFGFLHGLSFKTITFYTALVGGIILGYIFYYTRSVIASILCHFMYNLMGLFMGILVFKITTLFTLVFCIFLCLLCLLIIFFCIREIKSSSKPLSSH is encoded by the coding sequence ATGAAAAAATTTCATTGGCTTTTCATATTTATATTTTTTATTATATCTGGCCTTTTGCTTAGCTTTAAAATTGAATATTTAAAAGAAATTGGTCTTGAAACACTATTTTTATCTATTGGTCTATTTATTATTTTTATTTTAAATCATAAAAATATACTATTACCTACTAACTTAAGAAATATTAATCGTACAACAATATTATATATTCTTGCTTTAAGCTTTCTTGCAGCTTTATTAACAACCTATATTTTATGCCTATTTTCTTATTTTAATATAGGTTATTTTAATTACAGCAAAGACTCTAATAAAATTACATTGATTGAAATACTTATAACCCTTCTTTTTAGTCCTATATGTGAAGAAATTTTATTTAGAGCTGGTATACTAAGTTTACTTATAAAAAAAATACCCCTACACTTATCTATTTTAATTCAGGGTATTATTTTTGGATTTTTACATGGCTTAAGCTTTAAAACCATTACTTTTTATACTGCGCTTGTTGGTGGCATTATCTTAGGCTATATTTTTTATTATACTAGGTCAGTTATCGCCTCTATTTTATGCCACTTTATGTATAACCTTATGGGTCTGTTTATGGGAATTTTAGTTTTTAAAATCACAACTTTATTTACTTTAGTATTTTGTATTTTTTTATGCTTACTATGCTTATTAATTATATTCTTCTGTATTCGAGAAATTAAATCATCTTCTAAACCGCTTTCTTCTCATTGA
- a CDS encoding DMT family transporter, with product MQSKTIKSNIILLITALIWGLAFTAQSVGMKYVGPFTFNGIRFILGAISILPVLYFFKDENTEKDNKYAKMAMIGGVICGIVNFAGTTFQQIGLIHTTVGKAGFITGLYIVIVPILGVFLKQKLGINSWIGAVFALIGLYFLCNTNGFSIGYGEIMEILGAFCFAVQILVVDYFGKRASSYKLAFFQYISCGVISMVIALFTENITIHSLYGAAVPILYGGLGSVGIAYTLQIIGQRDAKPSHAAIIMSMESVFGAIGGAIILGESMGVKNLIGCMLMLLGMLVAQIKFSKPIKKEINEKKAV from the coding sequence ATGCAATCCAAAACTATTAAATCCAATATAATTTTATTGATTACAGCACTTATATGGGGACTAGCATTCACAGCACAAAGCGTCGGTATGAAGTATGTGGGACCATTTACTTTTAATGGTATAAGATTTATATTAGGTGCAATTTCAATACTTCCAGTGCTGTATTTTTTTAAAGATGAAAATACAGAAAAAGATAATAAATATGCAAAAATGGCTATGATAGGAGGAGTTATTTGCGGAATAGTTAATTTTGCAGGAACAACATTTCAACAAATTGGACTTATTCATACTACAGTTGGAAAAGCTGGTTTTATAACAGGTTTGTATATTGTAATTGTGCCTATACTAGGAGTATTTTTAAAGCAAAAATTAGGAATAAATTCTTGGATAGGAGCTGTATTTGCATTAATAGGTTTATATTTTTTATGTAATACAAATGGTTTTTCTATTGGATACGGAGAGATAATGGAAATACTAGGAGCCTTTTGTTTTGCAGTTCAAATACTAGTGGTAGACTATTTTGGTAAAAGAGCAAGTTCTTATAAGCTAGCCTTTTTCCAGTACATATCGTGCGGTGTAATAAGCATGGTTATAGCACTGTTTACAGAAAATATAACAATACACTCATTATATGGAGCGGCTGTACCTATTTTATATGGTGGTTTAGGTTCAGTAGGTATTGCGTATACTCTTCAAATTATAGGACAAAGAGATGCAAAACCATCACATGCGGCAATTATAATGAGTATGGAATCTGTTTTTGGAGCTATCGGTGGTGCTATAATTTTAGGGGAAAGCATGGGTGTTAAAAATCTTATTGGCTGTATGCTAATGCTTTTAGGAATGTTAGTTGCGCAAATTAAATTTTCAAAACCCATAAAAAAGGAAATCAATGAGAAGAAAGCGGTTTAG
- a CDS encoding alpha/beta hydrolase family protein — MIEKYYCVMDKLAETYNLEARKYKLKARNKEELNKWKKELKSKLKELLGITNIEKNDLKPKVIEIEELEGYRREKVILETETNVFMPMYVLIPSDLRKGEKRPCIIAAHGHGCAAKDSTAGRIEISEVKKSIDQYNCDYGLKLVQEGYIVFCNDARGFGERREWMNQGDSEEDLIKNSCNAINNAAISLGKTLLGMMVWDLIRIVDYIETLDYCDEKNIGCIGFSGGGLQAIWLAALEGRIKAAYVSGYFHSFKDALMKTNFCGCNFVPGLWKVIEMGDLGALVSPKALLIESGTKDPLNGERGMVDVQEQFGITKTAYSILNNENKLYHHIFDGVHVFNGGKMRGFFKEYLK; from the coding sequence ATGATTGAAAAATATTATTGTGTGATGGATAAGCTAGCTGAAACCTATAATTTAGAAGCGAGAAAGTATAAATTAAAAGCTAGAAATAAAGAAGAGCTGAACAAGTGGAAAAAGGAACTTAAGAGTAAACTAAAAGAACTATTAGGAATAACGAATATTGAAAAAAATGACTTAAAGCCTAAGGTCATAGAGATAGAAGAGTTAGAGGGATATAGAAGAGAAAAGGTAATACTTGAGACAGAAACAAATGTATTTATGCCAATGTATGTGCTTATACCAAGTGATTTAAGAAAAGGTGAGAAAAGGCCATGCATAATAGCAGCGCATGGACATGGATGCGCTGCTAAGGATTCTACAGCAGGCAGAATTGAAATATCAGAAGTTAAAAAAAGTATAGATCAGTATAATTGTGACTATGGATTAAAGCTAGTGCAGGAAGGCTACATTGTATTTTGTAATGATGCTAGAGGTTTTGGAGAAAGACGTGAATGGATGAATCAAGGAGATTCTGAGGAAGATCTTATAAAAAATTCATGTAATGCTATAAATAATGCGGCTATTTCACTTGGAAAAACCTTACTTGGAATGATGGTATGGGATTTAATTAGAATAGTAGACTATATAGAAACTCTTGATTATTGTGATGAAAAAAATATAGGTTGTATTGGCTTTTCTGGGGGAGGACTGCAAGCAATATGGCTAGCAGCACTTGAAGGTAGAATAAAAGCAGCCTATGTGAGTGGCTATTTTCACAGTTTTAAAGATGCGCTTATGAAAACAAATTTCTGTGGTTGTAATTTTGTTCCTGGTTTATGGAAGGTTATAGAGATGGGAGACTTGGGAGCATTAGTTTCACCAAAAGCATTACTTATAGAAAGCGGTACAAAAGATCCTCTAAATGGAGAAAGAGGTATGGTAGATGTGCAAGAACAGTTTGGCATAACTAAGACAGCATATTCTATATTAAATAACGAAAATAAATTGTATCATCATATATTTGATGGTGTACATGTATTTAATGGAGGAAAGATGAGGGGATTTTTTAAAGAATATTTGAAGTGA
- a CDS encoding GNAT family N-acetyltransferase encodes MLIRTANESDFKVVHELMYQIFEKHLLGRPDIYKKGDPYSLEQFKAALNNENNVLLLAQIEDNVVGVCHMIKKEMKNYNVVKDSCTAFIEDFCVDKHYQRKGIGKELYEASIKKAKEWDARRLELNVWKINEEARKFYDAVGLRVQRTIMETSIK; translated from the coding sequence ATGTTAATACGAACTGCAAATGAAAGTGATTTTAAAGTGGTACATGAGCTTATGTATCAAATTTTTGAGAAACACCTACTAGGAAGACCTGATATTTATAAAAAAGGAGATCCATATAGTTTAGAGCAGTTTAAAGCAGCCTTAAATAATGAAAATAATGTATTGTTACTGGCACAGATAGAGGATAATGTGGTTGGAGTTTGTCATATGATTAAAAAAGAGATGAAGAATTATAATGTTGTTAAGGACAGCTGTACAGCGTTTATTGAAGATTTTTGTGTGGACAAACATTATCAAAGAAAAGGCATAGGAAAAGAGCTTTATGAAGCTTCAATAAAAAAAGCAAAAGAGTGGGATGCTAGAAGATTAGAACTTAATGTTTGGAAAATTAATGAAGAGGCACGTAAGTTTTATGATGCAGTCGGATTAAGAGTACAAAGAACAATAATGGAGACAAGTATAAAGTAA
- a CDS encoding FtsX-like permease family protein, with amino-acid sequence MKFSEIAFKMLRKEAKRYKLFILCNVASTAILYSFISIMLNKQFMDNSIVDPMISSNIYAPTLFIFVFSLIFIPYSQNVFIRARQKDYGILLTIGMTENEVRKSVLMENFIMWMAALIIGLMAGTILSLFFLWTIHNIIGIQQINIAIPRITYGIVIVYSAVLFVISLGLNVYRMMKSTICEKIKYAQKAEIGKFSNVIFIITGVLLTIIAIIVMYINSDIWMISFFLAFIGSLIIFFNGEILIDYFQKKNYKKYLKNIFLLSDIKYYYSKNKNIFFINTWLIFVILFFSTLSLVNYPSMVKYSTIYHPFHMTYCEFKGDFKPLNSTKVKYIVEESNNSIKNEASVKFLRNNAFTIFSVDDVNKSLKRNYKVKQNSFIYVHPYDINDGYEHTDIKTNITSINIKYNKGERNFSCNSTIVNPLFGQINCISQNILLVNEKDYQWIASNGMDYFSGTLHLYNFSNWRNSEIIVNRMTNELLKNNGLAAKDSFYKISSRIEAYNTGVRSSKFLIFNLIYVCFLLYCAALIMLHYKLKMEYKDEKAKYFSLYRIGIQEEEIKKVLSRKILIMYFLPLIYGAIMDVFFGQFAFNLHVLTLTVIFVFAIVHFIIYKVYFNIYYKRFILELFKKGRG; translated from the coding sequence ATGAAGTTTAGTGAAATAGCATTTAAAATGTTAAGAAAAGAGGCTAAACGTTATAAACTATTTATTTTGTGTAATGTAGCTTCAACTGCTATTTTATATAGCTTTATATCAATAATGTTAAATAAGCAGTTTATGGATAATTCAATTGTCGATCCAATGATATCCAGTAATATATATGCGCCAACGCTTTTTATATTTGTGTTCTCTTTAATATTTATTCCATATTCACAAAATGTTTTTATAAGAGCAAGGCAAAAGGACTATGGTATTTTATTAACTATAGGAATGACAGAAAATGAGGTTAGAAAAAGTGTTCTAATGGAAAATTTTATAATGTGGATGGCAGCCTTAATAATTGGACTAATGGCAGGAACAATTTTGTCTTTATTTTTCTTATGGACTATTCATAATATAATAGGAATACAACAAATAAATATAGCTATTCCTAGAATTACATATGGTATAGTGATAGTATATTCAGCAGTGTTATTTGTTATTTCATTAGGTTTAAATGTGTACCGTATGATGAAAAGTACAATATGCGAAAAGATAAAATATGCACAAAAGGCCGAAATAGGTAAGTTTTCCAACGTTATATTCATTATTACAGGAGTTTTATTAACGATTATAGCTATTATTGTAATGTATATAAATAGTGATATATGGATGATAAGTTTCTTTCTCGCATTTATAGGTTCATTAATAATATTTTTCAATGGAGAAATATTAATTGACTATTTCCAAAAGAAAAATTATAAAAAATATCTAAAAAATATTTTTTTACTTTCAGATATAAAATATTACTATAGTAAAAATAAAAATATATTTTTTATCAATACATGGCTTATCTTCGTAATCTTATTTTTTTCTACACTTAGTTTAGTTAATTATCCTAGCATGGTAAAATACTCAACTATATATCATCCTTTTCACATGACATATTGTGAGTTTAAAGGAGATTTTAAACCTTTAAATAGCACTAAAGTTAAATATATTGTAGAAGAAAGTAACAACAGCATAAAAAATGAGGCTAGTGTTAAGTTTTTAAGAAATAATGCTTTTACAATATTTTCTGTAGATGATGTAAATAAAAGTCTAAAAAGAAATTATAAAGTAAAGCAAAATTCTTTTATATATGTTCATCCATATGATATAAATGATGGCTATGAACATACGGATATAAAAACTAATATTACAAGTATTAATATTAAATATAATAAAGGTGAAAGAAATTTTAGTTGCAATAGCACAATTGTTAATCCTTTGTTTGGTCAAATAAATTGTATATCACAAAATATACTTTTAGTTAATGAAAAAGATTATCAGTGGATTGCGTCAAATGGAATGGATTATTTTAGTGGAACTTTGCATTTATATAATTTTAGTAACTGGCGTAATTCTGAGATAATAGTAAATAGAATGACAAATGAATTATTAAAAAATAATGGACTAGCAGCTAAAGATAGTTTCTATAAAATAAGCTCTAGAATAGAGGCGTATAACACAGGGGTAAGAAGTTCTAAGTTTTTAATTTTTAATTTGATTTATGTATGTTTTCTTTTATACTGTGCTGCCTTAATAATGCTTCATTATAAGCTGAAAATGGAGTACAAGGATGAAAAGGCAAAATATTTTAGTCTTTATAGAATTGGAATACAGGAAGAAGAAATAAAAAAAGTGCTATCAAGAAAAATATTAATAATGTATTTTCTGCCACTTATTTATGGTGCAATAATGGATGTTTTTTTTGGTCAGTTCGCTTTTAATTTACATGTATTAACTTTAACTGTCATATTTGTTTTTGCTATAGTTCATTTTATAATATATAAAGTGTATTTTAATATATATTATAAAAGATTTATTTTAGAATTATTTAAAAAGGGGAGAGGGTAA
- a CDS encoding ABC transporter ATP-binding protein — protein MNILEIKNVCKNYKAEKGINTKVLKNINLTVKDNEFVGIMGSSGSGKTTLLNVAAGIDSFDDGKINICGNDISKMKRNELSLFRRNNIGMVFQDFNLISSLSIKENILVPLILDKKYEIIQGDSIDKLAKLLDIEEIMNKYPYEISGGQQQRAAICRAIINSPKIIFADEPTGNLDSSSSEKVLEYFKLLHSEYNTSIVMVTHDIFSASYCDRVVFLKDGVIIKEIIKKKDRFEFFNCIMKEVQAFSMIDKRRKSNEV, from the coding sequence ATGAATATATTAGAAATAAAAAACGTGTGCAAAAATTATAAAGCTGAAAAAGGAATTAATACGAAGGTACTAAAAAATATTAATTTAACTGTAAAAGATAATGAGTTTGTTGGTATTATGGGAAGCTCAGGGAGTGGAAAGACAACCTTATTGAATGTAGCAGCGGGAATAGACAGTTTTGATGATGGAAAAATAAATATATGCGGCAATGATATAAGCAAAATGAAAAGAAACGAGTTATCTTTATTTAGAAGAAATAATATTGGTATGGTATTTCAAGATTTTAATCTAATAAGTAGTTTAAGTATAAAGGAAAATATACTGGTGCCTTTAATTTTAGATAAAAAGTATGAAATTATTCAGGGAGATAGCATAGATAAATTAGCTAAATTACTTGATATAGAAGAGATAATGAACAAATATCCCTATGAAATATCAGGTGGACAGCAGCAAAGGGCAGCTATTTGTAGAGCCATAATAAATAGTCCTAAAATAATATTTGCTGATGAACCAACAGGAAATCTTGATTCAAGCTCTTCTGAAAAGGTTTTGGAGTATTTCAAGTTACTTCATAGTGAATATAATACAAGCATAGTTATGGTTACTCATGATATATTTTCCGCAAGTTATTGCGATAGGGTGGTTTTTTTGAAGGATGGAGTAATAATTAAAGAAATTATAAAAAAGAAAGATAGGTTTGAATTCTTCAATTGCATAATGAAAGAAGTGCAGGCTTTTAGCATGATTGATAAGAGGAGAAAAAGTAATGAAGTTTAG
- a CDS encoding pentapeptide repeat-containing protein, with product MTYDDYLKDLKVCCEKCFGLCCTALYFSKSDGFPENKEAGNPCINLQKDFKCSVHKKLRDKGLKGCIAYDCLGAGQKVAQVTFKGVDWRSDKENSNKMFDAFILMRQFHEMLWYLTEAFLLNKDIKDEIELLIKETDKLTLLEVDDFLELDVDSHRDKVNKILKNTSEFIRTKAGTSKKKKKMDYFGANLKNAKLRGVDFRGACLIAANLRGADLSYADFIAADMRDADISGANLGKSIFLTQAQINTTKGDSNTKLPSRITRPSHWR from the coding sequence ATGACATATGATGATTATTTAAAAGATTTAAAGGTATGCTGCGAAAAATGTTTTGGTTTATGCTGCACGGCTTTATATTTTTCTAAATCAGATGGCTTTCCTGAAAATAAGGAGGCTGGTAACCCATGTATAAATTTGCAGAAGGATTTTAAGTGTTCAGTACATAAGAAGCTTAGAGACAAGGGATTAAAAGGATGTATAGCTTATGATTGTCTTGGAGCAGGTCAAAAAGTAGCACAGGTTACTTTTAAGGGCGTTGATTGGAGAAGTGATAAAGAGAATTCTAATAAAATGTTTGATGCATTTATTTTAATGAGGCAGTTTCATGAGATGTTATGGTATCTTACAGAAGCGTTTTTGCTAAATAAGGATATAAAAGATGAAATAGAATTGCTTATTAAAGAAACTGATAAGCTTACACTTTTAGAAGTTGATGATTTTCTAGAACTTGATGTAGATAGTCATAGAGATAAGGTTAATAAAATACTTAAAAATACCAGCGAATTTATACGCACAAAAGCTGGTACTTCAAAGAAAAAGAAGAAAATGGACTATTTTGGTGCAAATCTTAAAAATGCTAAGCTTAGAGGAGTTGACTTCAGGGGGGCATGTCTTATTGCAGCGAACTTAAGAGGTGCAGATTTAAGCTATGCAGATTTTATTGCAGCGGATATGAGAGATGCAGATATCAGTGGAGCTAATTTGGGAAAGAGCATATTTTTAACGCAAGCACAGATAAATACAACTAAAGGGGATTCCAATACAAAGCTTCCAAGTAGAATAACTCGTCCAAGCCATTGGAGGTAG
- a CDS encoding L-2-amino-thiazoline-4-carboxylic acid hydrolase, which yields MHMTISAYLFPILSRKIVLEQLSSYYPKNDLKKLIKHINKEYIAIVKRASDIGGNKNIFSGSYLISMYLIAAYKNTTKKISIDEWNKLIKNILINSDFIKKRISKSNQLSKSYKNKIIEASKWCRENEAKYPDNWQVELKDSENPNLTHKVFTKCGLCILCKKEGIPEFTPCLCATDYITVGFSNCKLYRPTTLAKGDSCCDFYITPL from the coding sequence ATGCATATGACTATATCCGCTTATCTTTTTCCAATACTATCAAGAAAGATCGTATTAGAACAATTATCTAGCTATTATCCAAAAAATGATTTAAAGAAACTTATAAAACACATTAATAAAGAATATATAGCTATAGTAAAACGAGCGTCAGATATTGGTGGGAATAAAAATATTTTTTCAGGTAGCTATTTAATTAGTATGTATCTTATTGCTGCTTACAAAAATACAACAAAAAAAATTAGCATTGATGAATGGAATAAACTTATTAAAAATATTCTTATCAACTCTGATTTCATAAAAAAGCGAATCTCCAAAAGTAACCAACTTTCTAAAAGCTATAAAAATAAAATTATAGAAGCCTCTAAATGGTGTAGAGAAAACGAAGCTAAATACCCCGATAATTGGCAGGTTGAATTAAAAGATAGTGAAAACCCTAATCTAACTCATAAAGTTTTTACTAAATGTGGCCTTTGTATTCTATGTAAAAAAGAAGGGATACCTGAATTTACTCCTTGTCTATGCGCTACAGATTATATAACTGTTGGTTTTTCCAACTGCAAATTATATCGCCCAACTACTTTAGCAAAAGGTGATAGCTGCTGTGATTTTTATATAACACCTTTATAA
- a CDS encoding accessory gene regulator B family protein, with amino-acid sequence MKEKLNFVEKLSQDVAIKLNKHLKKEGIELVKLKFGLEVIFINIFKLIILFLVAYYCKLLKETVIMLVVFGCLRSNAFGLHAKNSIVCTLMSLLMFVLGGYLSRYLMFNNYIVVISFCIVILFLLKYAPGDTEAHPLVGEKLRNRLKKNAVIIGVLLMVVALIVPDKEIKTCIILSGFYETISILPITYKILKRRYKNYYEFEKASE; translated from the coding sequence ATGAAAGAAAAACTTAATTTTGTAGAAAAATTATCTCAAGATGTTGCCATAAAATTGAACAAGCATTTAAAAAAAGAAGGTATAGAGTTAGTAAAATTAAAATTTGGATTAGAAGTAATTTTTATAAATATATTTAAGCTTATAATTTTATTTTTAGTAGCATATTATTGTAAGCTTTTAAAGGAAACAGTTATTATGCTTGTGGTATTTGGCTGTTTAAGATCAAATGCATTTGGCTTGCATGCAAAGAATAGTATAGTTTGTACATTGATGTCTCTTTTAATGTTTGTATTAGGGGGATATTTAAGTAGATATTTAATGTTTAACAATTATATAGTAGTAATTTCATTTTGTATAGTTATCTTATTTTTATTAAAATATGCACCAGGAGATACAGAAGCCCATCCCTTAGTTGGAGAAAAGCTAAGGAATAGGTTAAAGAAAAATGCTGTAATTATTGGAGTGCTTCTAATGGTAGTAGCTTTAATAGTACCTGATAAAGAAATAAAGACATGCATTATTTTATCAGGTTTTTATGAAACTATAAGTATATTACCAATAACATATAAGATACTTAAGAGGAGGTATAAGAATTATTATGAATTTGAAAAAGCAAGTGAATAA